In Rutidosis leptorrhynchoides isolate AG116_Rl617_1_P2 chromosome 6, CSIRO_AGI_Rlap_v1, whole genome shotgun sequence, the DNA window gccgatgccttaagttgaaaagaaagagcggcgcctcttcgtgtccgagccttaaacatcaccatccacacaaaccttaatagccaaattcgggtagcccaagatgaggctctcaaggatgaaaacctttcacgcgagctcttgaatattctcgtctctcgattcgaaattagggagaccggactccgatattacgccggaaggatttgggtgcctagttatggggacctacgaagccttattttagatgaagcccataagtcacgatactcgattcaccccggtgccaataagatgtaccacgacctcaaagaacaatattggtggccgaacattaaaagggacgtcgctacttatgttggaaagtgcctaacttgctccaaagtcaaagccgaacatcaaagaccgtccggactacttcaacaacccgaaatcccgcaatggaaatgggaaaggataacgatggattttatcaccaaactaccaaagacggttggcggttatgatactatttgggtcattgttgaccgactcaccaaatccgcgcaattcctagccatgaaagaaaccgacaacatggagaaactcgcacaactctacatcaaagaaatcgtagcccgacacgatgtacccttatcgattatctccgaccgagatggccgttttgtttctagattttggcgtactttgcaagaagcattgggaacgcgtttagacatgagcaccgcatatcatccacaaaccgacggacaaagcgaacgcacaattcaaaccttggaagatatgctacgagcttgcgttgtcgactttggaaaagcttgggatacgcacttgcctctcgccgaattctcctacaacaatagttatcacgcgagtattaacgccgcaccattcgaagcattatatggccgaaaatgtcgttctcctctttgttgggccgaagtaggcgacaaacaaatcaccggtcccgaacttattcatgaaacaaccgagaagatcgttcaaatccgagataggcttaggacggcccagagtcgtcaaaagagttataccgacaaacgacgcaacgaccttgaatttcaaatcggtgaccgagtaatgttaaaagtcgcaccttggaaaggtgtaatccgctttgggaaacgcgggaagctaaatccgcggtatattggtcctttccaaatcttggagcgtgttggaaccgttgcttatcgtttagatcttccgcctcaactgagttccgttcatcctaccttccatgtatctaacttgaaaaagtgtcttgccgaacccgatatcgtcatccctttcgaggaacttactattgatgacaaacttcattttgtggaggaaccgattgaaattgtggacacctccgtcaagacattgaaacaaagccgaatcccgattgttaaagtccgttggaacgccaaaaggggacccgagtttacttgggaaagacaagatcaaatgcaaaggaagtatcctcatatattcgtgaattcggaaacgcaagatctcgaggaagaaacaacgactactacgcctacttaaatttcgagacgaaatttcttttaaggagtaggtaatgtaacatcccgcctttttccatttacttttccgttatactaatttaaactccgttatatgtttataacatctcccgttgatacgcgttttaaattatctcgtttaggtaattcacgcacccgattcaaattagagggactaaacttgccaagaggccaaagatttgactaggtcaactagtcaaaccttcaacctcctcctctcatttcaacacctccatctttcttctactctctttttctctcaagaacaccaataagaattcatcatctaaattcggattaggaagctagcaacaaaacaaattacaaattcgtgatccttgcatcttcctcttcgattccataccgatttcattacatttgagtaacttcctaaaatcactagattttgtgttctttatgtttttaacttataaaagtgttaattagtgtctatggctcaagtctaacatgattatatgatttatatgctcgatctcgttgttttagtgtaactagcatgaacttgaattttggtgtgttgttcttgaattttggatgatcatatgttgttagatgttaaaaattcatgttctaattgtgttcctagtatcactagcttcaatttgatgtgtaggttgctttagaaaagttcatgaacttgatttatgattttggtgaatttgggttagggtttgatgaacttgaaatggacttttgatgcattgaatgccatggattattgttggtaagtgtttagttggatcgtatgcttgattaccttcgaaatggaatatcattcatgtaaattggttgcccgaatcattgaattgcatttatgaacttgtatgcgattaatgttgagcattagatgcggttttggttgttataataggtagattgattggtgaaatgtgtttagttgtcttcctcgtcaaattaccttcccaacggtataaaatacttgacttgattgtttgcggatcataaattgtgtttatttggtttttggttcgtgtacttagaagcttactgcatcagactggaataccaatctggacgccgtccagacacttggacgccgtcccagatttcaaagctggaaACCGTCCagctatttggacgccgtcccagccttcaaagctggatgccgtccagacaatctggacgccgtccagatacactggcagcttctgtcttcgttggtcattttacgaaaaatgtttgctatgctatggacctccgattcacatgtaacttgttctaacatgctcatatatgattaaaaacctcaggaaaatagttcgggacccgacccgaacgtgttgactttttcgttgactttgacccgaccaagttgacttttaatcaaacttaaccaattgtttgtgcaatcgttctaacatgcttttatacttgtaccttgcatgaaacatgacaatttgattcacatgctattatgatcgagtcttaacgagccataggactaattgaacatctttgaccaatcgtgactatcgttattgatacaacctatttgtttaggtcaagactagcattgttctttgcacacgtttacttgttgaagtactttactactcgtgcactcaaggtgagatcatagtcccacttttactcttttgcacttacatttgggatgagaaaacataaacgtttctttttactaagtgaacacaagtacagaaaaacaaacattctacatacgagtttgaacaaaaatcctcaattcgattatcattagttacacttgccgggtgtaagcgagaacttatgttatatggccatatgggtttgacaaaccctcattcaaacggttcgctaccgtttacgaatgaaatgtattttcgagaaacagtgtatgttctaacactattgtgatggggttctatggaaggaatgttaagcattgataattgggtgctcgtgaaacaaacttttggaatgtattactattatctcattgttgcaaatcttgtggttcacttgtacttacttacttaaacctatgatttcaccaacgttttcgttgacagatttctatgtttttctcaggtccttgaacgatacatgttatatgcttccgctcattattttgatacttgcattggatgtcgagtatatatatgcatacatggagcgtcttttggctacttttaaattgtgtcgcataagtttcatttgtacttataactttgtaacgtaacttgtggtggaactattctcgtaaactttgaacaatctttacatttgaaatgaatgcgacatatcttttggtcaaatgttgttttaaagacttatgaccacgtaacgggacctaagtagacgacgccgtcaatgacgattttgtcgggtggcTACAATTATCTGAAACCAATTTAGAACCACAAACAGATGGAATGTATTTCATTTTAGAATCAGATACATTCCCTAGCCTATGATGCCACAAACTGTAAGAATTACAAGCTTAGATGAATTAGCACAATACCCTTCCTTTATTGAAAACTAACAAGAATCTTTACCATAAGCAGAAATGAGTTTCACCAGCCTTTTATCAACTTGATCCATTGGAACATTCACCAAGTAGTATAGATCAGCTTTCCTTTCACCCAGTCCTATCACCTTCTGTGTTTTCAAGTCCTGAATCAAACAGAACAAATAATAGAAAATAACTATACATTGACTGTCTCTTGTTAGTTTTGACACAGATAGGAGATTTAGCTTAAAGGAAGGTACTACAAAACTTCTTTTAACATCATGTGCTTCTTTAATTTCACTTGTCTAATATGAGAGATAACAGAAGTATTACCATTTGGTAATCTTATATAAGGTTTAACAACTAATGACTTTAGATCACTTAGGCCATTAATATCTAAAGTCATGTGATCTGTTGCCCCTGTATCAAGAATCCATTGATTAACAGAATTATGTTTAAAGAGAATACCTGCAGCAAAATGATTATCAAGCTCATCATCAGACTTAGCAACTTGACCATTAGCATCATTTTGTGCCATGTTAGGTAAAAATTTCAACAACTGCTCAAATTGTTCAATAGTGAACACAATATTATTTCCTTGAACAATGGCTGCAGTCTTCTTGACAACATTATAGTTCACACACTTCTTGACTTGAGTGTGACCTTTTAGCATTCAATCTTCCCTTATAATGCCAAGGAGGATAGCCAATTTTCTCCCAACACTTGTCTGGTGAATGCCACTTATGACCACAAAAGGTACATTTATCATCACTAGTGGCTGATTTGCTATACAAAGCAGTCATATCTTGATTTTGAACATATGTAAACATCTCTCTTTGAGATTCTTCTTGCTGCAACATTGAACAAGACACCTCAACACCAGGTAATGGACTCATTAGCAACATCTGACTCCTCAAAGCAGAAAATTGTTCATCTAAACCATTAAGAAACTGAAATAGATGTTCTTCTTCCTTCTGCTTTTTCAAAGCATTCAGAAAATTAGTAATCTCAGGAGTAACATTAGTAACCCTAGGCAGTTCACTCATCGAATCAATTTCTTCCCAAATACACTTCATTTTGGTATAATTCTCACTAACAGAAATTCCATTTTGATCACAAGAATATGTATCTTCATGCAGTTTATATTTTCTGGAACCATTACTTAAAGCAAACATTTTCTCCAATTGCTTCCAGATAGCAGATGCAGTATCAACAAACATGATAGATTTCACTATGGATTCAGAAACAGAGCTCATGATCCAGCTGATCACCATATTGTTACAGGTATCCCAAAATTCAGTCTGATTAGGATCATTAACTGGACGAATTACAGATCCAGTGACAAACCCTAGCTTTCGCTTTGTGGATAGAGCAATTTCCATTGATCTACGCCATGATCGATAGTTTTGAGCTCCAAATAGCTTCTGAAGGATGCAAATACAACGAATTTTGAAAAAGTTGTCGTTGTTGCTGTTGTGGATCCATTTGAAATTGATGTAAGCGGAAGCAAAATTACTTGAAAAGGAAACAGAGAATTGCAATTGTAGATCGTTAATCTTAGAATTGCTCTGATACCATGAGAAGATTAACAAGATTTGTGCAATTGCAATTGAATTCTCAAAAAATTGAATGAATGATACAGACATACATCGACATATATACTAGCCATCTAAACTAACAGCcactaacaaaccctaaccaactTCTAACAAACGTGATTACAAAATTGACCAGAACAGGCCCTTACACTATAGCATAAATACAAGAATAGCCCCTGTACATATAAACTTCTGAAAATGTGCAATAATAGTCCCTGTACATCAGATTCATCAACCAATCAGCTTCAATATGAGATGTCTCAAGTCAATTGCTATAAATGGAAAACAATAATGTGATAAAGTTCTTTTATGCCCTTACTTTATACATGTAAGATAAAAAGATGGGTAAAAAGTAGGGGGTAAGACTGCAAAGTTAACAGAAAATACATGTGTCAGttactttttcttaaactgtgtgttttttgtctggagaCAATAGATTTGAGACAGAGGGAGTATGTTTACACGTAGTAGTTACGTTTAGCAATCTTCAAAACTAaaaatatatctgataatttattaaaaaatatatatatatatatatattaatgaagttgtgatgtggttcaGCGGTTGGTGGCATGCCTCCTTTAGGGAAGGTCAGGAGTTCAAGGTTTCCTTTCGCATATTGtttggaggggggggggggggggtggggggggaggtttacttggccgtgcccttggatcgatttcaaggtttcctcctgggcagcgatgggggcggggttattatcgctgcatcggcatagtcgaaacgggagatgatcgcaacgggtggtttagtccccctcggatgatcccaatcgctgttttcaaaaaaaaaaaaaaaaattattaaaaattaacactaACCTACAAGATTGACATATATGACCAATTCAACTAAGTTGTATTATTAGCGTGTCCTTCTAATACAATACATAAATGGTAATAACCACCTTAAATTTACCTTAACTACGTATGATCATTTTGAGCCTTTTGCTGTTGAAAATTATGAGAGCTGTCATATAGAtgggtttatttttttttatagaagTTAGATGTCCATCTTTAATTTTGATTCTGGGATTATTTTTCAAACTGCTATATTTATCCAAACATGGTGTTTGAAGTCTCCTAATTTGCTATTGGCAAtactactttattaattcaaatctGATTTTCTAATCAGTTTTGTTGATACATCAATTGATTTTGTGAAAGGTGCATGAACACCTCAAAATCTTCTGGTGTAAGAGCAATGATGCATAACTTTTAATATAATTTACATTATCTATGATAATAGTGCAAAGTTATGAATGCTAAAATAATTTATTATTTAAATCATCTGTGATAATATCTTTGTTTCCCACATTAAAGAACATCTTTTATTTTTACATATGAAGgaataatgtgcaaggtacaacatataactatatggccaaattcatttgagccttcggggtcacacacatatacaccgagacgtcaaataaatatatatatgatgtatatatattactcaagtaacaaaatagtaaatcgaaattaattcatttactattcatatgaatagtaaatgaaacgaaattaattaatttactattcacatgaaagtgacatgatagaaattattaattataagtttcataaactacccctgaagtatttgagaaatacgactttatgatattaCGTAAATCAAATTCAATATCCTAAATTGGATTCTTTCAAAAAGTAAAATATTCACGGATTGATATAAGGTTCACGGGTGTTTCTAAAGTGTAATATATATTCCTTTCTTTTGCCTTCATAAGATGAtacgagagaattaaaaagagaGTAAGTAAGAATATCATTTtgagttcataatattaatcaaaggttgattaattattacttgggtttggactagcatccattgacgttgtttgaagtgtagtgtggactatcctaagagacggtcatatttttgatcgtaagtttctctccgtctcatcaatttctccaagaaaggtatatcgttaactcctcttttattttatattcatgacaattattatggtgtaactggatcactgGGAAAGATTAattgtgtgcatgtttcattaaataagtgaaaatttaatcttgtataaattttgttcataaaataattaaagattattattttaactatccgctgcgttaatctgatttggtaaaagtacacacgatttttcaacagtggtatccgagccgcttttacaccatcttaattgtcgcgtgattttctttaaatttagctttgtggtgaattggtaaaagtcgaaacctttttggtttttaaagtcaacacggttgatttagacttaacctcatgacgcacaaatatgattgaaagaatatcactattttaaattgtagatttaattgttatggcttgaatatttattataattgttgattgttatattccatggttgtacacatgcattgtaaccatggacaagccgtatgtaggttttaataatgtagttattagaattgtgattgcacacatagccatattgccccgacctatgtatgtttgttgtgattgttgattacggcaatattatgtcatgttgattatttgtattattagaaaggccattttgaagccaaagttgtattatatttatttttctttttcatagtattgtatttaagtttatttcaatttgtaaaagtattAGTTTAGTTGtaatttcaaatttaaataaatgtaacaagatgaagattgaagatacaatacaacatgcttttggcttagaagatggcgaacaggtcaaattgacaacgatggcgttttgTTAAGTTTTCACttaattcttgaattaagtgggagctacgatattacccttagtttgacctcttgatcccatgtcggctcatgggatcaagcataggatttttgggctaggctatgtgtgtgtgatgcatgattgtgttttatttttgcatttatatataattgttgattagaatatatatgctaaatgtttttgatgaaaacatcaaataaaaccggtaacgagtttcaagattaaaattgatgattttaaaaagttaaactctaacgagtttaaagttaaatgtttttttttttttgaaactcaaataatatatatgggcgacatcttttaaaattgttttaaaacgatacacaatgtgtatttgtaacttttatatataaaataaaataacaaactagacgcataaacacgatcgacatatataaaattggttaaaatgatttttaacaaatagtgtagcgaatcttgtgtgcatgcattattcgttaacacaaattttttcaaaatacccgtcaaatttaagtcatgccatccaatgagcttgcaaacactcctcgttattttttgattacgctgagacctaatcgaattatagccacgaggtggattttcagttacgagtgagactaggctgaatttccactgttttcaaattggacgacttaatcgtattcacggtgagacctgagttcgaggcaaggatgggacaaacatgctagtagataatagtggtttgttgaactacacatatttctgagtcccataaagatctaagagttgcacttgtaatgcaattggtaaccgctacctaccaatagactctataactactagctgatcaacagatgtagttatggaacctctatgtggatcttaggctttcgtaaattaattgtttttaaaatatataaaacttgggtagttaatttattaaagttttatatcgaaaatactaaattgaatcttgttcttatgtagatgtcaaacaatcaaaacgtaaaccaaaacaatctccgttctttgttggagaaggagaaactcaatggttcaaacttcctagactggcagcgcaacttgagaatcgttctcaaatatgaagggaagttgaacaaaattgaagaacccttacccgatgctcctcctgagacagctactgctgctcaacaaactgcttatcggaagttgttcgatgagcaagagaagatagctttaatcatgcttgctagtatgactcctgacctccaaaaggaaatggaagatcgtacagcatatgatatgatgactgagctgaaaaatatgtttcagaaacaagctagtcaagagttgtatgaaacttataagcttcttcaaacatgcaaaatggaggaaggtcagtcagtgagctctcatgtcttgaaaatgaaaagctacattgaccgattggaaaaacttggaactaccttgccgcctaacttggctgtgaacacggttttgaattcactaccaaaatcgtatgaccaatttgtgatgaattacaatatgcaaggttgggagaaatctctggcagaggtgcattCGATGCTTAAAACtgctgaacagaatattccatctaaggtttccaatccaggtatcctaatgattagggatggtaaggtgaagaagaataagccgaaaactttgggaaaaggaaaaggcaagtcaattgctaagaagaaaattccaccaccccccaagaaagaaa includes these proteins:
- the LOC139852299 gene encoding uncharacterized protein, which encodes MSVSFIQFFENSIAIAQILLIFSWYQSNSKINDLQLQFSVSFSSNFASAYINFKWIHNSNNDNFFKIRCICILQKLFGAQNYRSWRRSMEIALSTKRKLGFVTGSVIRPVNDPNQTEFWDTCNNMVISWIMSSVSESIVKSIMFVDTASAIWKQLEKMFALSNGSRKYKLHEDTYSCDQNGISVSENYTKMKCIWEEIDSMSELPRVTNVTPEITNFLNALKKQKEEEHLFQFLNGLDEQFSALRSQMLLMSPLPGVEVSCSMLQQEESQREMFTYVQNQDMTALYSKSATSDDKCTFCGHKWHSPDKCWEKIGYPPWHYKGRLNAKRSHSSQEVCEL